A region from the Gossypium hirsutum isolate 1008001.06 chromosome A08, Gossypium_hirsutum_v2.1, whole genome shotgun sequence genome encodes:
- the LOC107934060 gene encoding transcription factor WER, which translates to MFLYSFTSLPLFLTNHLCLPFSLFASSHCWLIMAPKKDGVSKRVFNKGSWTAEEDRRLAKYIEIHGAKRWKTIAIKSGLNRCGKSCRLRWLNYLRPNIKRGNISDEEEDLIIRLHKLLGNRWSLIAGRLPGRTDNEIKNYWNSHLSKKIINHDVRTEQTSSSEQIVPHKAWETVQMEEEEVVKGSDEIENSEFSIDVDEFFDFTTEGCFSLDWVNKFLELDDQQDPLAMV; encoded by the exons ATGTTTTTATACTCATTCACTTCCCTTCCCTTGTTTCTCACTAATCATCTCTGTCTTCCCTTCTCACTCTTTGCCTCTTCTCACTGTTGGCTAATAATGGCTCCAAAGAAGGATGGAGTGAGCAAAAGGGTTTTTAACAAAGGTTCTTGGACAGCTGAGGAAGATAGAAGATTGGCTAAATATATTGAGATTCATGGCGCAAAGAGATGGAAAACAATCGCCATTAAATCAG GTTTGAATCGATGCGGCAAGAGTTGCAGGTTGAGATGGTTGAACTACTTGAGACCTAACATTAAGAGAGGCAACATATCAGATGAAGAAGAGGACTTAATTATTAGGCTTCATAAACTGCTGGGGAACAGGTGGTCTTTGATTGCTGGGAGACTTCCAGGGCGAACAGACAATGAAATTAAGAACTACTGGAATTCCCATTTGAGCAAGAAAATAATAAACCATGATGTCAGAACAGAACAAACTTCCTCCTCGGAACAAATTGTGCCTCACAAAGCATGGGAAACTGTCCAGATGGAAGAAGAAGAGGTAGTAAAAGgaagtgatgaaattgaaaactCTGAATTCAGCATTGATGTGGACGAATTCTTTGACTTCACAACGGAAGGTTGCTTTAGTTTGGATTGGGTGAATAAGTTCCTTGAACTTGATGATCAACAGGATCCATTAGCAATGGTATAA
- the LOC107934080 gene encoding probable glycosyltransferase At5g03795: MMPENQRHPTGQEQSPALIQNSGQGKFEEIIIYNELRKQLKHVSLALFKELIRRFAWRKIDWRKLFLAGAVMSIAGIILPTFLLAYHRNSRSESPNGTMHFSKNLTEARLDKSQLVTSAPFVSLNSSIEAKESARVLRMRQNRRKTIDVLKVVHPPPRRSVPRHLQRYLQSLSSHEALLYAKREIEHAPLVGNVGNDSYLYAPVFRNISIFKRSYELMEMILKVYIYRDGKKPIFHQPRLNGIYASEGWFMKLMEANREFVTKEPERAHLFYLPYSSRQLELALYVRNSHNLRPLSKFLRDYVNMIASKYPFWNRTHGSDHFLVACHDWGPFITTEHVELKDNAIKALCNADLKENFVAGKDVSLPETAIRIASKPLRNIGGGIRVSQRPILPFFAGKMHGRVRPKLLKHWLNKDADMRIYGPLSRRVSKSMSYVRHMKSSKYCICPMGYEVNSPRIVEAIYYECVPVIIADNFVLPLSEVLEWNAFSVTVAEIDIPKLKEILLAIPLKRYLQMLMNVKMVQKHFLWNPNPMRYDLFHMILHSIWYNRLNQIQIPQS; encoded by the exons ATGATGCCGGAAAATCAAAGGCATCCGACGGGACAGGAACAAAGTCCAGCTTTGATCCAAAACTCAG GCCAAGGCAAGTTTGAAGAAATCATCATATACAATGAACTAAGGAAACAATTGAAGCATGTTTCCCTAGCTCTGTTTAAAGAACTAATCCGGCGTTTCGCATGGCGCAAAATCGACTGGAGAAAGTTGTTTCTTGCCGGTGCAGTTATGTCAATAGCTGGGATAATACTCCCAACCTTTTTACTTGCTTATCACCGGAACAGCCGGTCCGAATCTCCGAATGGTACCATGCATTTTAGCAAGAACTTGACAGAGGCAAGGTTGGATAAATCTCAGCTGGTTACAAGTGCTCCCTTTGTTTCACTGAATTCATCTATCGAAGCTAAAGAAAGCGCTAGAGTTCTTCGTATGAGGCAAAACAGGAGGAAAACGATTGATGTACTAAAGGTTGTACATCCTCCCCCTCGTAGATCGGTGCCCCGTCACTTACAG AGATACCTTCAGTCATTATCATCTCATGAGGCTCTTCTTTATGCTAAAAGGGAAATCGAGCATGCACCATTAGTCGGGAACGTAGGCAATGACTCTTATCTGTACGCTCCGGTATTTCGAAATATTTCGATTTTCAAAAG GAGCTACGagttgatggagatgatacttaAAGTCTATATTTACCGTGATGGAAAGAAGCCCATTTTTCATCAACCTCGTTTAAATGGTATTTATGCTTCTGAAGGATGGTTTATGAAGTTAATGGAGGCAAACAGGGAATTTGTTACAAAAGAACCAGAAAGGGCTCATTTATTTTATCTGCCATATAGTTCACGCCAGCTAGAGTTGGCACTTTATGTCCGGAACTCGCATAATCTCAGACCACTTTCAAAGTTCCTAAGGGACTATGTGAACATGATAGCCTCAAAGTATCCCTTTTGGAACCGTACACATGGATCTGATCATTTTCTTGTTGCTTGCCATGATTGG GGTCCTTTCATAACCACGGAGCATGTGGAACTAAAAGATAACGCCATAAAAGCTCTATGCAATGCTGACCTGAAAGAGAATTTCGTTGCTGGAAAGGATGTTTCTTTACCAGAAACTGCCATAAGAATTGCCAGTAAACCTCTTAGAAATATCGGTGGTGGGATCCGAGTTTCGCAGCGCCCGATCCTTCCTTTCTTTGCTGGAAAAATGCATGGAAGGGTCCGTCCCAAACTTCTCAAGCATTGGCTAAACAAAGATGCAGACATGAGAATCTATGGTCCTTTATCGCGTCGAGTTTCTAAAAGCATGAGTTATGTTCGGCATATGAAATCGAGTAAATATTGTATATGCCCTATGGGATATGAAGTGAACAGCCCTCGGATTGTGGAGGCTATATATTACGAGTGCGTGCCAGTGATTATTGCAGACAACTTTGTCCTACCTTTAAGTGAAGTCCTAGAGTGGAATGCATTTTCTGTGACTGTGGCTGAAATCGATATTCCGAAACTAAAGGAAATTCTCTTGGCTATTCCATTGAAAAGGTACCTGCAAATGTTAATGAATGTGAAGATGGTGCAGAAGCATTTTCTATGGAATCCAAATCCAATGAGATATGATCTGTTCCACATGATACTCCATTCTATATGGTATAACAGGCTGAACCAAATCCAAATTCCTCAGTCCTAG
- the LOC107934090 gene encoding E3 ubiquitin ligase PQT3-like, with the protein MAVYYKFKSARDFDSIAMDGLFISVGTLKEKIFESKHLGRGTDFDLVVTNAQTNEEYLDEAMLIPKNTSVLIRRVPGRPRMPIVAAQEPKVENQTKNAQPEKINFLDAESSVPKYTEDTEWDEFGNDLYSIPETLPVQSSNPVHNAPPSNKADEDNKIKALIDTPALDWQRQGADGFGPGRGFGRGMGGRMGGRGFGLERKTPPPGYVCHRCKVPGHFIQHCPTNGDPNYDIKRVKPPTGIPKSMLMATPDGSYALPSGAVAVLKPNEAAFEREIEGLPSTRPVGDLPPELHCPLCKEVMKDAVLTSKCCFTSFCDKCIRDHIISKLMCVCGAYNILADDLLPNKTLRDTINRILESGNSSADNAGSTFQVQDMESARCPQPKIPSPTASAASKGEQKPVSAKEECPDVYDKANEVKVAIPQQVLEKVKVVKAADASEATLESMSVKEPASQGSAPLAEEEVQQKVASGDAGKKKKKKKVRLLGNELQWKTPQDLAAENYMMSMGPSAYNPYWSGMQPGMDGFMCPYAGAMPYMGGYGLGPLDMPFGGVMPPDPFGAQGYMFPPVPPQRDLADFGMGMNVAPPIRSREEFQARQADLRRRRENERGGERAFSRDREFGREMSSSGEFSSLKPKSKPTPQMLGGDHRHEHARLQSERTSHEHPMRDHEAPPRPTKRNPDQHHERDRDHDLDRHHHHRPESSKLAPETVTKATSTTATAAMDKSQKTSVFSRISFPEEHSKKRRLSSDAPASSGHHKSTSNGYYDDYKTSSAAPKAISGTSGGGRKSSRSNAVDYEYSDDDRDFKRRPSRYSRSPSAEWIEPRHSRGSKERERSSYNKHR; encoded by the exons atggcTGTTTATTACAAGTTTAAGAGTGCAAGAGACTTTGATTCAATTGCCATGGATGGTCTATTTATAAGCGTTGGTActttgaaagaaaaaatatttgaatcaaaGCACTTGGGCAGGGGTACAGACTTCGACCTCGTTGTCACTAATGCCCAAACTAACGAAG AATATCTTGATGAAGCAATGTTAATCCCAAAAAATACTTCTGTTTTAATTCGCCGGGTTCCTGGAAGGCCTCGCATGCCTATTGTTGCTGCTCAAGA GCCTAAGGTGGAAAATCAGACTAAAAATGCTCAACCTGAAAAGATAAACTTTCTGGATGCCGAGTCATCTGTCCCAAAATAT ACTGAAGACACTGAATGGGATGAATTTGGAAATGACTTATATTCAATCCCTGAAACGCTGCCAGTGCAGTCTAGCAATCCAGTTCATAATGCTCCCCCTTCTAATAAAGCTGATGAAGACAACAAGATTAAGGCTTTAATTGATACTCCTGCCTTGGACTGGCAGCG CCAAGGTGCAGATGGTTTTGGACCTGGAAGAGGCTTTGGAAGGGGTATGGGTGGAAGGATGGGTGGGCGTGGTTTTG GATTGGAACGCAAAACACCTCCTCCAGGTTATGTTTGTCACCGCTGTAAGGTGCCAG GGCATTTTATTCAGCACTGCCCCACAAATGGTGATCCAAACTATGATATCAAAAGGGTAAAGCCTCCTACTGGCATTCCAAAGTCGATGCTAATGGCAACTCCAGATGGCTCTTATGCATTGCCGAGCGGAGCAGTTGCAGTTTTGAAGCCCAATGA AGCTGCTTTTGAGAGAGAAATTGAGGGCTTACCTTCCACTCGTCCTGTTGGTGACCTTCCACCTGAACTTCATTGCCCATTGTGCAAGGAAGTAATGAAAGATGCTGTTCTAACTAGCAAATGTTGTTTTACTAGTTTTTGTGATAAAT GTATAAGAGACCACATTATCTCAAAATTAATGTGTGTATGTGGGGCTTACAACATACTGGCCGATGATCTTCTGCCAAATAAGACCCTAAGAGATACAATTAATCGCATATTGGAGTCTGGTAACAGCAGTGCCGATAATGCTGGAAGCACTTTTCAAGTTCAAG ATATGGAATCTGCTCGATGTCCACAGCCAAAAATTCCATCTCCTACTGCATCTGCTGCATCAAAGGGAGAGCAGAAGCCAGTGTCTGCTAAGGAAGAATGTCCTGATGTGTACGACAAGGCTAATGAGGTTAAGGTAGCTATTCCTCAGCAGGTCTTGGAGAAAGTTAAGGTTGTTAAGGCTGCTGATGCATCTGAGGCTACACTGGAATCAATGAGTGTGAAGGAACCTGCATCACAAGGGAGTGCCCCACTTGCAGAGGAAGAAGTGCAACAAAAGGTGGCTTCTGGAGACGCAG ggaagaaaaagaaaaagaagaaggtcCGTTTGCTAGGAAATG AGTTGCAATGGAAAACCCCTCAGGATCTTGCAGCTGAGAACTATATGATGTCTATGGGTCCTTCAGCCTATAACCCTTACTGGTCTGGTATGCAGCCAGGAATGGATGGGTTTATGTGTCCTTATGCTGGTGCGATGCCTTATATGGGGGGCTATGGACTAGGTCCATTGGACATGCCATTTGGAGGTGTAATGCCTCCAGATCCTTTTGGCGCTCAAGGGTACATGTTTCCTCCTGTCCCACCTCAGAG AGATCTTGCCGACTTCGGAATGGGTATGAATGTTGCCCCACCAATCAGGAGCAGAGAGGAATTCCAGGCTCGGCAAGCTGATTTGCGGAGGAGGCGTGAAAATGAGAGAGGAGGTGAAAG GGCTTTCTCCAGAGATCGGGAATTTGGTAGAGAAATGAGCAGCAGTGGTGAATTTTCTTCATTGAAACCAAAATCT AAGCCTACCCCACAAATGTTAGGTGGTGACCATCGCCATGAACACGCACGGCTCCAATCAGAGAGGACCTCTCATGAACACCCCATGCGGGACCATGAAGCACCTCCCCGACCTACAAAGAGAAACCCCGACCAGCATCATGAGCGTGATCGTGACCATGACCTTGATCGCCATCATCACCATCGACCTGAGTCTTCCAAGCTTGCCCCTGAAACAGTCACCAAAGCCACTTCCACGACTGCTACTGCAGCAATGGATAAGAGTCAAAAGACAAGTGTGTTTTCTCGCATTAGCTTTCCGGAAGAACACAGCAAGAAACGCAGACTATCTTCGGATGCACCTGCGTCTTCTGGCCATCACAAGTCAACTTCCAATGGATACTATGATGACTACAAGACTAGTTCAGCAGCCCCAAAGGCAATTTCTGGTACTAGCGGGGGTGGTAGGAAGAGCAGTCGTAGCAATGCTGTAGATTACGAATATAGTGATGATGATAGAGATTTCAAAAGGAGGCCGTCGAGGTATTCACGGTCACCATCAGCTGAGTGGATAGAACCACGGCACTCCAGAGGATCCAAGGAACGCGAGCGTAGCAGCTATAATAAGCatagataa